Proteins encoded by one window of Azospirillum thiophilum:
- a CDS encoding MJ0042-type zinc finger domain-containing protein codes for MIVSCPTCSTRYTLSDESLGPDGRKVRCARCGHTWWQMPEGQEQDAVVADAPTEIRPAKSATKSAAKPAGKPAAKGKSPKAPRAKPTRGTVIGFALLAALLAGTAAGAYLGRDAIVQRWPATALLYETAGLPVEPPGFGLELRNIRSEQKLEGGAAVLLLDGEVANTSDVERMVPPLRAITLGPDRKPLQSWTMEPSAATLAPGAVATFHHSQPGPGAVTEVTITFGSPPPGLDAAGHPVETPAEKAAEKPAAAPAADKHAAPAKPSGH; via the coding sequence ATGATCGTTTCCTGCCCGACCTGTTCGACGCGCTACACCCTGTCCGACGAGTCGCTCGGACCCGATGGCCGCAAGGTGCGCTGCGCCCGCTGCGGCCACACCTGGTGGCAGATGCCGGAGGGGCAGGAGCAGGACGCGGTGGTGGCCGACGCGCCGACGGAGATCCGGCCAGCCAAATCCGCCACCAAATCCGCGGCCAAGCCCGCCGGCAAACCGGCTGCAAAGGGCAAGTCGCCGAAGGCCCCGCGGGCGAAGCCGACACGCGGCACGGTGATCGGCTTCGCCCTGCTGGCCGCCCTGCTGGCCGGCACCGCCGCCGGGGCCTATCTGGGGCGCGACGCGATCGTGCAGCGCTGGCCGGCAACGGCCCTGCTCTATGAAACGGCCGGGCTGCCGGTCGAGCCGCCGGGCTTCGGGCTGGAGCTGCGCAACATCCGTTCCGAACAGAAGCTGGAGGGCGGGGCGGCCGTCCTGCTGCTGGACGGCGAGGTCGCCAACACCAGCGATGTGGAGCGCATGGTGCCGCCGTTGCGTGCCATCACGCTCGGTCCCGACCGCAAGCCCCTGCAAAGCTGGACCATGGAGCCTTCCGCCGCCACGCTGGCGCCGGGTGCGGTGGCGACCTTCCATCACAGCCAGCCCGGCCCCGGCGCGGTGACCGAGGTCACCATCACCTTCGGCAGCCCGCCGCCCGGCCTGGACGCCGCCGGCCACCCGGTGGAAACGCCGGCCGAAAAGGCCGCGGAGAAGCCGGCGGCTGCGCCGGCTGCCGACAAGCACGCCGCGCCGGCCAAGCCGTCCGGGCATTGA
- a CDS encoding electron transfer flavoprotein-ubiquinone oxidoreductase, which yields MEREPREVMEYDVLIVGAGPAGLSAAIRLRQRAVETGQEISVCVIEKGSEVGAHLLSGAVFEPHALDELIPDWKEKGAPLTTKAREDHFLFLTETKAFKSPFAPPQMNNHGNYIISLGNLARWLATQAEELGVEIYPGFAAAEVLYDDAGAVKGVATGDMGIGKDGEKTGNYTPGMELHAKQTIFAEGCRGSLTKTLFEKFDLRRDCQPQTYGLGIKELWEIDPAKSKPGLIVHTIGWPMDPKTYGGSWLYHMEGNLVSVGFVVGLDYWNPHMSPFEEFQRYKTHPAIRPTFEGGRRLAYGARALNEGGFQSIPKLTFPGGLLIGDGAGFLNVPKIKGNHTAMKSGMVAAESVFDHLTGGAEGAEVIAYPERLKQSWVWPELNAVRNIRPGFQKGLWAGLANAAYETALKGKSPWTLKHHADNTTLVKASEAPKIVYPKPDGKVTFDRLSSVYLSNTNHEEDQPAHLTLKDKSVPISVNLALYDAPEQRYCPAGVYEIVRNEDGSDPRLQINAQNCVHCKTCDIKDPTQNINWVVPEGGGGPNYPGGM from the coding sequence ATGGAACGCGAACCGCGCGAGGTCATGGAGTATGATGTTCTGATCGTCGGCGCCGGCCCTGCCGGGTTGAGCGCGGCGATCCGCCTGCGCCAGCGCGCGGTCGAGACCGGCCAGGAGATCAGCGTCTGCGTGATCGAGAAGGGGTCGGAGGTGGGCGCCCACCTGCTGTCCGGCGCCGTCTTCGAACCGCACGCGCTCGACGAGCTGATCCCCGACTGGAAGGAGAAGGGCGCCCCCCTCACCACCAAGGCGCGCGAGGACCATTTCCTGTTCCTGACCGAGACGAAGGCCTTCAAGTCGCCCTTCGCCCCGCCGCAGATGAACAATCACGGCAACTACATCATCAGTCTCGGCAACCTCGCCCGCTGGCTGGCCACCCAGGCCGAGGAGCTGGGCGTCGAGATCTATCCGGGCTTCGCCGCCGCGGAAGTGCTGTACGACGATGCCGGCGCCGTCAAGGGCGTCGCCACCGGCGACATGGGCATCGGCAAGGACGGCGAGAAGACCGGCAACTATACGCCCGGCATGGAACTGCACGCCAAGCAGACCATCTTCGCCGAAGGCTGCCGCGGTTCGCTGACCAAGACCCTGTTCGAGAAATTCGACCTGCGCCGCGACTGCCAGCCGCAGACCTACGGCCTCGGCATCAAGGAGCTGTGGGAGATCGACCCGGCCAAGTCGAAGCCCGGCCTGATCGTCCACACCATCGGCTGGCCGATGGACCCCAAGACCTATGGCGGCTCCTGGCTCTACCACATGGAGGGGAATCTGGTGTCGGTCGGCTTCGTCGTCGGCCTCGACTACTGGAACCCGCACATGAGCCCGTTCGAGGAGTTCCAGCGCTACAAGACCCATCCGGCGATCCGCCCGACCTTCGAGGGCGGCCGGCGGCTGGCCTATGGCGCCCGCGCCCTGAACGAGGGCGGCTTCCAGTCGATCCCGAAGCTGACCTTCCCCGGCGGCCTGCTGATCGGCGACGGCGCCGGCTTCCTCAACGTGCCCAAGATCAAGGGCAACCACACCGCCATGAAGTCCGGCATGGTCGCGGCGGAGTCGGTGTTCGACCATCTGACCGGCGGTGCCGAGGGTGCCGAGGTCATCGCCTATCCGGAGCGGCTGAAGCAGTCCTGGGTGTGGCCGGAACTGAATGCGGTGCGCAACATCCGCCCCGGCTTCCAGAAGGGCCTGTGGGCCGGCCTCGCCAACGCCGCCTACGAGACGGCGCTGAAGGGCAAGTCGCCCTGGACACTGAAGCACCATGCCGACAACACCACCCTGGTGAAGGCCAGCGAGGCGCCGAAGATCGTCTACCCCAAGCCGGACGGCAAGGTGACGTTCGACCGTCTGTCCTCGGTCTACCTGTCCAACACCAACCATGAGGAAGACCAGCCGGCGCACCTGACGCTGAAGGACAAGTCGGTTCCGATCAGCGTCAACCTCGCGCTGTACGACGCGCCGGAGCAGCGCTATTGCCCGGCCGGCGTCTATGAGATCGTGCGGAACGAGGACGGCTCCGACCCGCGGTTGCAGATCAACGCGCAGAACTGCGTCCACTGCAAGACCTGCGACATCAAGGATCCGACCCAGAACATCAACTGGGTGGTGCCGGAAGGCGGCGGGGGGCCGAACTATCCGGGCGGCATGTAA
- a CDS encoding uracil-DNA glycosylase: protein MIDVCDILDALRWHADVGCDEAIGDEPIDWSAFTARTPLRAAPPGMTPGAQTAGGMAGGMGSGGIPGAPRPAPRPALPFESPDQPLGASEAGIHARARAGEAQSLDALEAALRAFDGCPLKATAMNTVFADGNPQAPVMLIGEAPGEDEDRQGKPFVGVSGKLLDRMLAQIGLDRGKVYIANILPWRPPGNRSPTQSEIAACLPFLERHVELVRPKLLVALGGVSAKTLLNRAEGITRLRGQWRSYEGAGTPIPLMPMLHPAYLLRNPIAKREAWRDMLALQQRIAEEEIKYP, encoded by the coding sequence ATGATTGACGTATGCGACATCCTCGACGCGCTGCGCTGGCATGCCGATGTCGGCTGCGACGAGGCCATCGGCGACGAGCCGATCGACTGGTCCGCCTTCACCGCCCGCACCCCCCTGCGCGCGGCGCCGCCGGGCATGACTCCAGGTGCCCAGACGGCCGGAGGAATGGCCGGAGGAATGGGAAGCGGCGGGATCCCGGGCGCCCCCCGTCCTGCCCCCCGGCCGGCGCTGCCGTTCGAGTCGCCCGACCAGCCGCTGGGCGCCAGCGAGGCCGGCATCCATGCCCGCGCCCGCGCCGGCGAAGCGCAGTCGCTCGACGCGCTGGAAGCGGCGCTGCGCGCCTTCGACGGCTGCCCGCTGAAGGCGACGGCGATGAACACCGTCTTCGCCGACGGCAACCCGCAGGCCCCGGTGATGCTGATCGGCGAGGCGCCGGGCGAGGACGAGGACCGGCAGGGCAAGCCCTTCGTCGGGGTCAGCGGCAAGCTGCTGGACCGCATGCTGGCGCAGATCGGGCTGGACCGCGGCAAGGTCTACATCGCCAACATCCTGCCCTGGCGCCCGCCCGGCAACCGCAGCCCGACCCAGTCGGAGATCGCCGCCTGCCTGCCCTTCCTGGAACGGCATGTGGAGCTGGTACGGCCGAAGCTGCTGGTGGCGCTGGGCGGCGTGTCGGCCAAGACGCTGCTGAACCGGGCCGAGGGCATCACCCGCCTGCGCGGCCAGTGGCGCAGCTACGAGGGCGCCGGCACCCCCATTCCGCTGATGCCGATGCTCCATCCGGCGTACCTCCTGCGCAACCCGATTGCAAAGCGGGAAGCGTGGCGGGACATGCTTGCGTTGCAGCAAAGAATTGCCGAAGAAGAAATCAAGTATCCATAA